The Brachyhypopomus gauderio isolate BG-103 chromosome 17, BGAUD_0.2, whole genome shotgun sequence genome includes a window with the following:
- the gpr68 gene encoding G-protein coupled receptor 68 isoform X4 has translation MFRAKCPPVKHTSPWNESELIMMNMSEETNCTFESGIHLYLFSSTYILVLLVGVPANAYSLYHAWLQYIFQGDDWKYGELACQLSGFLLYENIYVSVGFLCCISIDRYLAVVHPLHFSSLRTMKAAMLISAIVWLKELCVGVVFFLHKEVSRDNKNRSVCFEHYPMKPWEHSVNYYRVCVGFLFPLGVLSMSYFRVLHAVGKSAGTQRAQKVRIKNLVTSTIIIFLVCFSPYHVFLLVRTSREKDCAFIEKIFNYYHFSLLLTSLNCVADPALYCFVSESAQRCLQEALDSCTHALCCCSHREGSYVTDSTEAPPPNESGTMVTLLQQIKADEHL, from the exons ATGTTCCGCGCTAAATGTCCACCAGTGAAGCACACG AGCCCATGGAATGAGTCAGAGCTCATCATGATGAACATGTCAGAAGAAACGAACTGCACCTTTGAAAGTGGGATTCATCTGTACCTCTTCTCCAGCACCTACATCCTGGTCTTGCTGGTTGGTGTTCCAGCCAACGCCTACTCTCTCTACCACGCCTGGCTCCAG TACATCTTCCAGGGGGATGATTGGAAGTACGGAGAGTTGGCGTGCCAGCTGTCTGGCTTCCTGCTGTACGAGAACATCTACGTCAGCGTGGGTTTCCTCTGCTGCATCTCCATAGACCGCTACCTGGCCGTGGTCCATCCGCTTCACTTCTCCTCCCTCCGCACCATGAAGGCGGCCATGCTCATCAGCGCCATCGTGTGGCTGAAGGAGCTCTGCGTGGGTGTGGTCTTCTTCCTCCACAAGGAGGTGAGCAGGGACAATAAAAACCGCTCGGTGTGTTTCGAGCACTACCCCATGAAGCCCTGGGAGCATTCCGTCAACTACTACCGCGTGTGCGTGGGTTTCCTGTTCCCGCTGGGAGTCCTGTCCATGTCGTACTTCCGTGTCCTGCACGCGGTGGGCAAGAGCGCCGGAACCCAGAGGGCGCAGAAGGTGCGCATCAAGAACCTGGTCACCAGCACCATCATCATCTTCCTGGTGTGCTTCTCGCCGTACCACGTCTTCCTGCTGGTGCGGACGTCGAGGGAGAAGGACTGCGCCTTCATCGAGAAGATCTTCAACTACTACCACTTCTCGCTCCTGCTCACGAGCCTGAACTGCGTGGCGGACCCGGCCCTGTACTGCTTCGTCAGCGAGAGCGCCCAGCGCTGCCTGCAGGAGGCGCTGGACTCCTGCACCCACGCGCTCTGCTGCTGCTCCCACCGCGAGGGCAGCTACGTCACGGACTCCACCGAAGCTCCACCCCCCAACGAAAGTGGCACCATGGTCACGCTGCTGCAGCAGATCAAAGCTGATGAACACCTGTGA
- the dglucy gene encoding D-glutamate cyclase, mitochondrial — protein MKRFLLHINKVKTWMKYTRGFRANMEPGYLQANVLILHKDLADEFEAFCRANHSPLPLLYRSKPGEWSCPPLAAQADIREDCAQYCVFEKGALVKKVASLAPYTSQLQDMVTFYLGCSFSFERGLTQAGVPMRNAEQGRNVSMFRTSVQCVRVGPFHCPMVVSMRPVPRDKLDVAVQCTHRAPLAHGGPVHIGHPGLLGISDLSQPDYGDVVEARPEDVPMFWGCGVTASEAVQSTKPALAFTHSPGCMFLTDRKETTTAPQTAESGGCPLTFCISQNPLHYSLASETAVQKVRELEQLIQEDPGQRGIGVLFLQDELLRACLSLSHASSVLITTGFPTHYMHDPPEETDGPPGAIAMAAMLQALDKKVVIVSDQRALELNLHIMQDAVNRGVIKSAVPVVSFQNGRPDSALHFLCHDGDPSKPKFDHLMAVERSGRASDGNYYNMRGVNIKHLVDPIDDLFTTASAIPGITTTGIGDGGNELGMGKVKHAVRAHMPQGSLIACDVAADFAITAGVSNWGGYAVACSLYVLNQCAVHRRYVQKGLGAVPTAQQHGLWAASLPSVAKEEEMLHILVKYGVRSGKTANLGLEVDGLTFHPTHSSMIQRLRDLSLEKGQ, from the exons ATGAAGAGGTTTCTCCTCCATATCAATAAAGTAAAGACATGGatgaaatataccagaggcTTTAGGGCAAATATGGAACCAG GATATCTACAAGCTAACGTACTAATCCTGCACAAGGACCTGGCGGATGAATTTGAGGCGTTCTGCCGTGCCAATCACAGCCCCCTCCCTCTGCTCTACAGAAGCAAGCCTGGAGAATGGAGCTGCCCCCCCCTGGCTGCACAAGCAGACATCAG GGAGGACTGTGCGCAGTACTGCGTGTTTGAGAAGGGGGCGCTGGTGAAGAAGGTGGCCAGTTTGGCCCCCTACACCAGTCAGCTGCAGGACATGGTCACCTTCTACCTGGGCTGCAGCTTCAGCTTCGAGCGAGGCCTCACGCAGGCCGGCGTGCCCATGCGAAACGCCGAGCAGGGCCGCAACGTCAGCATGTTTCGG ACGTCGGTGCAGTGTGTCCGGGTGGGTCCTTTTCACTGCCCTATGGTGGTGTCCATGCGTCCGGTCCCACGGGACAAGCTGGATGTGGCGGTGCAGTGCACACACCGTGCTCCCCTGGCCCACGGAGGCCCCGTCCACATAGGACACCCAG GTCTGCTGGGGATCTCAGATCTTTCACAGCCGGACTATGGGGATGTGGTGGAGGCCAGGCCAGAGGATGTGCCCATGTTCTGGGGCTGTGGGGTCACTGCGTCCGAGGCTGTACAGAGCACAA AGCCTGCTCTCGCCTTCACACACTCTCCCGGGTGTATGTTTCTCACTGACCGAAAGGAGACCACTACGGCTCCACAAACTGCAGAGTCAGGAGGCTGTCCTTTGACCTTCTGCATTTCCCAGAACCCCCTGCACTACAGTTTAGCCAGTGAGACTGCAGTTCAGAAAGTCAGAGAACTTGAGCAACTGATTCAAGAAGACCCAG gccagaggggaaTCGGAGTCCTGTTTTTGCAGGATGAGCTGCTGAGGGCCTGTCTGTCCTTGTCCCACGCCTCCTCTGTGCTCATTACCACCGGCTTCCCCACACACTACATGCACGACCCCCCAGAAGAGACAGACGGGCCCCCGGGGGCTATTGCCATGGCCGCTATGCTCCAGGCCCTTGACAAGAAAGTGGTCATAGTGTCTGATCAGCGTGCCCTTGAGCTCAACCTGCACATTATGCAGGATGCTGTGAACAGAg GTGTGATCAAAAGTGCCGTCCCGGTGGTGAGCTTTCAGAACGGCAGGCCAGATTCAGCTCTGCACTTCCTTTGTCATGATGGAGACCCTTCCAAGCCCAA ATTTGACCACTTGATGGCAGTAGAGCGCAGCGGAAGGGCCTCAGATGGCAACTACTACAACATGAGGGGAGTGAACATCAAGCACTTGGTGGATCCTATAGATGATCTGTTCACCACAGCTAGTGCCATTCCAGGCATCACCACCACAG GTATTGGAGACGGAGGGAATGAGTTGGGCATGGGGAAGGTGAAACACGCCGTCAGGGCTCATATGCCCCAGGGCAGCCTCATCGCCTGTGACGTCGCCGCTGACTTCGCCATCACAGCGG GGGTGTCGAACTGGGGCGGCTATGCCGTGGCCTGTTCTTTATATGTACTGAACCAGTGTGCGGTCCATCGGCGCTACGTCCAGAAGGGCCTTGGTGCTGTGCCAACAGCCCAGCAGCACGGCCTCTGGGCTGCCAGCCTGCCGTCAGTAGCTAAG GAAGAGGAAATGCTCCATATTCTAGTGAAGTACGGTGTCCGCAGCGGTAAGACGGCCAACCTTGGGCTGGAGGTCGATGGCCTGACCTTTCACCCCACGCATTCTTCCATGATACAGCGCTTGCGAGACCTTTCCTTGGAGAAAGGGCAGTGA
- the gpr68 gene encoding G-protein coupled receptor 68 isoform X3 yields the protein MMNMSEETNCTFESGIHLYLFSSTYILVLLVGVPANAYSLYHAWLQVRARNELGVYLLNLTVSDLLYLASLPFWLQYIFQGDDWKYGELACQLSGFLLYENIYVSVGFLCCISIDRYLAVVHPLHFSSLRTMKAAMLISAIVWLKELCVGVVFFLHKEVSRDNKNRSVCFEHYPMKPWEHSVNYYRVCVGFLFPLGVLSMSYFRVLHAVGKSAGTQRAQKVRIKNLVTSTIIIFLVCFSPYHVFLLVRTSREKDCAFIEKIFNYYHFSLLLTSLNCVADPALYCFVSESAQRCLQEALDSCTHALCCCSHREGSYVTDSTEAPPPNESGTMVTLLQQIKADEHL from the coding sequence ATGATGAACATGTCAGAAGAAACGAACTGCACCTTTGAAAGTGGGATTCATCTGTACCTCTTCTCCAGCACCTACATCCTGGTCTTGCTGGTTGGTGTTCCAGCCAACGCCTACTCTCTCTACCACGCCTGGCTCCAGGTGAGGGCCCGGAATGAGCTGGGCGTCTACCTGCTGAACCTGACCGTGTCTGACCTGCTCTACCTGGCCTCGCTACCCTTCTGGCTGCAGTACATCTTCCAGGGGGATGATTGGAAGTACGGAGAGTTGGCGTGCCAGCTGTCTGGCTTCCTGCTGTACGAGAACATCTACGTCAGCGTGGGTTTCCTCTGCTGCATCTCCATAGACCGCTACCTGGCCGTGGTCCATCCGCTTCACTTCTCCTCCCTCCGCACCATGAAGGCGGCCATGCTCATCAGCGCCATCGTGTGGCTGAAGGAGCTCTGCGTGGGTGTGGTCTTCTTCCTCCACAAGGAGGTGAGCAGGGACAATAAAAACCGCTCGGTGTGTTTCGAGCACTACCCCATGAAGCCCTGGGAGCATTCCGTCAACTACTACCGCGTGTGCGTGGGTTTCCTGTTCCCGCTGGGAGTCCTGTCCATGTCGTACTTCCGTGTCCTGCACGCGGTGGGCAAGAGCGCCGGAACCCAGAGGGCGCAGAAGGTGCGCATCAAGAACCTGGTCACCAGCACCATCATCATCTTCCTGGTGTGCTTCTCGCCGTACCACGTCTTCCTGCTGGTGCGGACGTCGAGGGAGAAGGACTGCGCCTTCATCGAGAAGATCTTCAACTACTACCACTTCTCGCTCCTGCTCACGAGCCTGAACTGCGTGGCGGACCCGGCCCTGTACTGCTTCGTCAGCGAGAGCGCCCAGCGCTGCCTGCAGGAGGCGCTGGACTCCTGCACCCACGCGCTCTGCTGCTGCTCCCACCGCGAGGGCAGCTACGTCACGGACTCCACCGAAGCTCCACCCCCCAACGAAAGTGGCACCATGGTCACGCTGCTGCAGCAGATCAAAGCTGATGAACACCTGTGA
- the gpr68 gene encoding G-protein coupled receptor 68 isoform X1, which produces MFRAKCPPVKHTSPWNESELIMMNMSEETNCTFESGIHLYLFSSTYILVLLVGVPANAYSLYHAWLQVRARNELGVYLLNLTVSDLLYLASLPFWLQYIFQGDDWKYGELACQLSGFLLYENIYVSVGFLCCISIDRYLAVVHPLHFSSLRTMKAAMLISAIVWLKELCVGVVFFLHKEVSRDNKNRSVCFEHYPMKPWEHSVNYYRVCVGFLFPLGVLSMSYFRVLHAVGKSAGTQRAQKVRIKNLVTSTIIIFLVCFSPYHVFLLVRTSREKDCAFIEKIFNYYHFSLLLTSLNCVADPALYCFVSESAQRCLQEALDSCTHALCCCSHREGSYVTDSTEAPPPNESGTMVTLLQQIKADEHL; this is translated from the exons ATGTTCCGCGCTAAATGTCCACCAGTGAAGCACACG AGCCCATGGAATGAGTCAGAGCTCATCATGATGAACATGTCAGAAGAAACGAACTGCACCTTTGAAAGTGGGATTCATCTGTACCTCTTCTCCAGCACCTACATCCTGGTCTTGCTGGTTGGTGTTCCAGCCAACGCCTACTCTCTCTACCACGCCTGGCTCCAGGTGAGGGCCCGGAATGAGCTGGGCGTCTACCTGCTGAACCTGACCGTGTCTGACCTGCTCTACCTGGCCTCGCTACCCTTCTGGCTGCAGTACATCTTCCAGGGGGATGATTGGAAGTACGGAGAGTTGGCGTGCCAGCTGTCTGGCTTCCTGCTGTACGAGAACATCTACGTCAGCGTGGGTTTCCTCTGCTGCATCTCCATAGACCGCTACCTGGCCGTGGTCCATCCGCTTCACTTCTCCTCCCTCCGCACCATGAAGGCGGCCATGCTCATCAGCGCCATCGTGTGGCTGAAGGAGCTCTGCGTGGGTGTGGTCTTCTTCCTCCACAAGGAGGTGAGCAGGGACAATAAAAACCGCTCGGTGTGTTTCGAGCACTACCCCATGAAGCCCTGGGAGCATTCCGTCAACTACTACCGCGTGTGCGTGGGTTTCCTGTTCCCGCTGGGAGTCCTGTCCATGTCGTACTTCCGTGTCCTGCACGCGGTGGGCAAGAGCGCCGGAACCCAGAGGGCGCAGAAGGTGCGCATCAAGAACCTGGTCACCAGCACCATCATCATCTTCCTGGTGTGCTTCTCGCCGTACCACGTCTTCCTGCTGGTGCGGACGTCGAGGGAGAAGGACTGCGCCTTCATCGAGAAGATCTTCAACTACTACCACTTCTCGCTCCTGCTCACGAGCCTGAACTGCGTGGCGGACCCGGCCCTGTACTGCTTCGTCAGCGAGAGCGCCCAGCGCTGCCTGCAGGAGGCGCTGGACTCCTGCACCCACGCGCTCTGCTGCTGCTCCCACCGCGAGGGCAGCTACGTCACGGACTCCACCGAAGCTCCACCCCCCAACGAAAGTGGCACCATGGTCACGCTGCTGCAGCAGATCAAAGCTGATGAACACCTGTGA
- the gpr68 gene encoding G-protein coupled receptor 68 isoform X2: MPDMESALQSPWNESELIMMNMSEETNCTFESGIHLYLFSSTYILVLLVGVPANAYSLYHAWLQVRARNELGVYLLNLTVSDLLYLASLPFWLQYIFQGDDWKYGELACQLSGFLLYENIYVSVGFLCCISIDRYLAVVHPLHFSSLRTMKAAMLISAIVWLKELCVGVVFFLHKEVSRDNKNRSVCFEHYPMKPWEHSVNYYRVCVGFLFPLGVLSMSYFRVLHAVGKSAGTQRAQKVRIKNLVTSTIIIFLVCFSPYHVFLLVRTSREKDCAFIEKIFNYYHFSLLLTSLNCVADPALYCFVSESAQRCLQEALDSCTHALCCCSHREGSYVTDSTEAPPPNESGTMVTLLQQIKADEHL; the protein is encoded by the exons ATGCCAGACATGGAAAGTGCATTACAA AGCCCATGGAATGAGTCAGAGCTCATCATGATGAACATGTCAGAAGAAACGAACTGCACCTTTGAAAGTGGGATTCATCTGTACCTCTTCTCCAGCACCTACATCCTGGTCTTGCTGGTTGGTGTTCCAGCCAACGCCTACTCTCTCTACCACGCCTGGCTCCAGGTGAGGGCCCGGAATGAGCTGGGCGTCTACCTGCTGAACCTGACCGTGTCTGACCTGCTCTACCTGGCCTCGCTACCCTTCTGGCTGCAGTACATCTTCCAGGGGGATGATTGGAAGTACGGAGAGTTGGCGTGCCAGCTGTCTGGCTTCCTGCTGTACGAGAACATCTACGTCAGCGTGGGTTTCCTCTGCTGCATCTCCATAGACCGCTACCTGGCCGTGGTCCATCCGCTTCACTTCTCCTCCCTCCGCACCATGAAGGCGGCCATGCTCATCAGCGCCATCGTGTGGCTGAAGGAGCTCTGCGTGGGTGTGGTCTTCTTCCTCCACAAGGAGGTGAGCAGGGACAATAAAAACCGCTCGGTGTGTTTCGAGCACTACCCCATGAAGCCCTGGGAGCATTCCGTCAACTACTACCGCGTGTGCGTGGGTTTCCTGTTCCCGCTGGGAGTCCTGTCCATGTCGTACTTCCGTGTCCTGCACGCGGTGGGCAAGAGCGCCGGAACCCAGAGGGCGCAGAAGGTGCGCATCAAGAACCTGGTCACCAGCACCATCATCATCTTCCTGGTGTGCTTCTCGCCGTACCACGTCTTCCTGCTGGTGCGGACGTCGAGGGAGAAGGACTGCGCCTTCATCGAGAAGATCTTCAACTACTACCACTTCTCGCTCCTGCTCACGAGCCTGAACTGCGTGGCGGACCCGGCCCTGTACTGCTTCGTCAGCGAGAGCGCCCAGCGCTGCCTGCAGGAGGCGCTGGACTCCTGCACCCACGCGCTCTGCTGCTGCTCCCACCGCGAGGGCAGCTACGTCACGGACTCCACCGAAGCTCCACCCCCCAACGAAAGTGGCACCATGGTCACGCTGCTGCAGCAGATCAAAGCTGATGAACACCTGTGA